Proteins encoded in a region of the Zunongwangia endophytica genome:
- a CDS encoding MFS transporter, whose translation MQKRKLSFWEIWNMTFGFLGIQMGFALQNANASRILQVFGAEVEHLSWFWIVAPVTGLIVQPIIGYYSDRTWTKLGRRRPFFLTGGILAAIGLILMPNADLFIAIMPSLWVGAGMLMIMDASFNVAMEPFRALVADNLPSDQRTLGFSIQTVLIGIGAVIGSWLPYVLTNWIGFTNRAAEGEIPLNLLLSFIIGAVVLVISILITVFTTKEYSPEELENFHSQEDKPGNIVPDEEKSKITDIFTDFVKMPHTMRQLSWVQFFSWFGLFGMWVFATPAIAHHIYGLPLSDSSSETYQDAGDWVGILFGVYNAVSAVFAFFLPVIAKKVGRKRTHIISLIVGAAGLLSIYFMPDENWVILSMMGIGIAWASILAMPYAILAGAIPPRKMGVYMGIFNFFIVVPQIINALIGGPMVKYLFGGNPIYALMMSGGAFLIAALLTIRIDDVDEQVTN comes from the coding sequence ATGCAGAAACGCAAATTAAGTTTCTGGGAGATCTGGAATATGACATTCGGATTTCTCGGGATTCAAATGGGATTCGCATTACAAAATGCAAATGCCAGCCGTATCCTTCAGGTTTTTGGTGCAGAGGTCGAACATCTCTCGTGGTTTTGGATAGTTGCTCCTGTTACAGGTTTAATTGTTCAACCAATCATTGGTTATTATAGCGACCGTACCTGGACCAAATTAGGGAGACGTCGCCCATTTTTTCTAACCGGAGGGATTCTAGCCGCTATTGGTTTGATACTAATGCCCAATGCCGATCTATTTATTGCCATTATGCCATCCTTGTGGGTGGGCGCTGGTATGCTAATGATCATGGATGCTTCTTTTAATGTTGCAATGGAGCCGTTTAGGGCACTTGTTGCAGATAATTTACCTAGCGATCAACGTACCTTAGGATTCAGTATTCAAACGGTGTTAATTGGTATTGGTGCTGTAATAGGATCTTGGTTACCGTATGTCTTAACCAACTGGATTGGATTTACTAATCGCGCTGCTGAAGGAGAAATTCCATTAAATCTATTATTATCATTTATAATTGGGGCTGTAGTTTTAGTGATAAGTATATTGATTACTGTTTTTACTACCAAAGAGTATAGTCCAGAGGAATTAGAAAATTTCCATTCCCAAGAAGACAAACCAGGCAATATAGTTCCAGATGAAGAAAAGTCTAAAATCACTGATATTTTTACTGATTTTGTAAAAATGCCGCATACTATGCGCCAGCTGAGTTGGGTACAATTTTTCTCATGGTTTGGATTATTTGGAATGTGGGTATTTGCTACTCCTGCTATAGCACATCACATTTATGGATTACCACTATCAGATTCTAGTAGCGAAACCTATCAGGATGCCGGGGATTGGGTTGGGATTCTCTTTGGTGTTTATAATGCCGTTTCTGCAGTATTTGCATTTTTCTTACCGGTAATAGCGAAGAAAGTCGGACGAAAAAGGACACACATTATTTCTCTAATCGTCGGAGCAGCAGGATTGCTTTCTATTTATTTTATGCCAGATGAAAACTGGGTGATCTTAAGTATGATGGGGATTGGTATTGCTTGGGCAAGTATTCTTGCAATGCCTTATGCAATTTTAGCCGGAGCTATCCCACCAAGAAAAATGGGAGTGTATATGGGGATTTTCAATTTTTTTATTGTTGTTCCCCAAATCATAAATGCTCTTATAGGTGGTCCTATGGTTAAATACCTTTTCGGAGGAAATCCCATTTATGCGCTAATGATGAGCGGTGGAGCCTTTCTTATTGCTGCGCTTCTAACCATAAGAATAGACGATGTAGACGAACAAGTCACAAACTAA
- a CDS encoding LacI family DNA-binding transcriptional regulator: MRPKLTLKQIARELDVSISTVSKSLRDSPEIGEDTRQKVQAFAKLYNYKPNNIALSLKNRKTKTIGVVIPEIVHHFFTTVISGIEHVANEMGYSVMVCLSDNSFDKEVLNMEMLANGSIDGFILSVAKETMQKGDYHHLIEVVNQGMPLVLFDRSVEEVPSDKVIIDDVRGAKQAVQFLIDKGAKNIGIISTVDYVSVGKLRTHGYTQILEDNGLPVNQNFILKIEDMDRVDEEIASFIENTELDALFAVNEHFAAAAVRAIQNKGKKVPEDVQVIGFTDGELSKRFIPSLTTISQHGSRMGEEAARLLIEKLEKSPQEEESYKTIIVETGLIERESTKK; the protein is encoded by the coding sequence ATGAGGCCAAAACTTACGTTGAAACAAATTGCAAGAGAACTTGATGTATCCATTTCAACTGTTTCAAAATCACTTAGAGACAGTCCTGAGATCGGAGAAGATACTCGACAAAAAGTACAGGCGTTTGCTAAATTGTACAACTACAAACCTAATAATATCGCTCTTAGTCTAAAGAATCGAAAGACTAAGACGATAGGAGTCGTTATTCCAGAAATCGTACATCATTTTTTTACTACTGTAATTAGCGGGATAGAACATGTAGCCAATGAGATGGGGTATAGTGTAATGGTTTGTTTATCTGATAATAGTTTTGATAAAGAAGTGCTGAATATGGAGATGTTAGCCAACGGAAGCATCGACGGTTTTATTCTATCGGTGGCTAAAGAAACCATGCAAAAAGGAGATTACCATCATTTAATTGAAGTAGTAAATCAAGGCATGCCATTGGTGTTATTTGATCGATCGGTAGAAGAAGTACCATCAGATAAGGTAATTATTGACGATGTAAGAGGAGCGAAGCAGGCTGTTCAGTTCTTAATTGATAAAGGAGCAAAGAATATTGGTATTATTTCTACCGTAGATTACGTAAGTGTAGGCAAGTTAAGAACTCATGGCTATACCCAGATTCTAGAAGACAATGGTTTACCAGTAAATCAAAACTTTATTCTGAAAATAGAAGATATGGATCGTGTAGACGAAGAGATTGCTTCATTTATTGAGAATACTGAATTAGATGCGCTTTTTGCGGTAAATGAACATTTTGCAGCCGCTGCGGTACGAGCCATTCAGAATAAAGGAAAAAAAGTACCAGAAGATGTTCAGGTAATAGGCTTTACCGATGGCGAATTATCGAAACGTTTTATACCTAGTTTAACAACCATAAGTCAGCATGGTAGCCGAATGGGAGAGGAAGCGGCCAGATTATTAATTGAAAAATTAGAGAAATCTCCACAAGAAGAAGAAAGCTATAAGACGATTATAGTTGAAACAGGTCTAATAGAGAGAGAATCAACAAAAAAATGA
- the pgmB gene encoding beta-phosphoglucomutase, with protein sequence MSQKAIIFDLDGVIVDTAKFHFLAWKKLANDLGFDFTKEQNEELKGVSRVHSLKKILNWGNKELSEEEFNHQMQLKNENYLSYVNKMDKGEVLPGVQKVLDYLEEQNIPYALGSASKNARHILEKIDLKDGFDAIVDGTDVSKAKPDPEVFLIAAEKLNVAPQDCIVFEDSVAGIQAANKGKMTSIGIGEEKTLHEADYIFKDFTEISIEFLQNLLQK encoded by the coding sequence ATGAGTCAAAAAGCTATCATATTCGATCTTGATGGTGTAATTGTAGATACCGCCAAATTTCATTTTCTAGCCTGGAAAAAACTGGCAAATGATCTTGGTTTCGATTTTACCAAAGAACAAAATGAAGAGTTAAAAGGAGTAAGTCGTGTACATTCTCTAAAGAAGATTCTTAATTGGGGAAATAAAGAACTTTCTGAAGAAGAGTTTAATCACCAAATGCAATTAAAAAATGAGAATTATCTGTCTTATGTAAATAAGATGGATAAAGGTGAAGTGCTTCCGGGAGTTCAAAAAGTTTTGGATTATTTAGAAGAACAAAATATCCCTTATGCACTGGGATCTGCCAGTAAAAATGCACGCCATATTTTAGAGAAAATCGATTTAAAGGATGGTTTTGATGCTATTGTTGACGGTACAGATGTTAGCAAAGCTAAACCAGATCCTGAAGTTTTCTTAATTGCTGCTGAAAAGTTGAATGTTGCTCCGCAAGATTGTATCGTATTCGAAGATTCGGTTGCAGGAATTCAGGCAGCCAATAAAGGCAAAATGACAAGTATTGGTATTGGTGAAGAAAAAACACTTCACGAAGCCGATTATATTTTCAAGGATTTTACAGAAATCTCGATTGAATTTTTACAAAATCTACTCCAAAAATAA